CCCGGATCGACTTGCCGGGCAACCCCTGCGTGGGCGGCAAGTACGACGGCCAGGCGGTCGACTAAACCCCACAAGGCGCCCCGCAGCCACGCGCCGCGGGGCGCTCCCGCGCGAGCGTAGCCGGGAGAGTCGCAGGGACTGTGCCGACCCACGCAAGACTCTCGGGTGGAGACTGCAGCAGGCCGGCGGCGACGCGCACGGATGCCCAAAGGCGGCGTGCCCCGCGGTCCTCGGCCCTACTCCAGGGTCTTCGCAGCGTTGCGGATGACCTCGAGGACAGCGTTGGGCTGGGAGAGCATCGGGACGTGGCTGCTGTCGAGGCTGACGGTCGTGGCCTTCATCCGTTCGGCGGAAGCGCGCTCCCGGTCCGGGTTCACCGTGCGGTCCTGGGTGCCCACGATGTACCAGCTCGGCTTCGCTCGCCAGGCATTGCCGGGTACCTGCTGGTCGAAGAGGTCCGCGATCGGCGGGTTAGCGGTCGCCAGCACGAGCTTTTGTTCCTCCAGCGGCAGGTCGCCGCAGAAGTCGCCGATACCCGACTCCTTGAGGTAGATGCGGTTGTCGGCGACCTCAAGGTGCTCGAAAACCGGCGAGCTGGGAAACGCGGCCAGGTGCTGCTGCGAGGTCTCGTCGTCGTCCGGGGCAAGCGCGCAGATGTACACAAGAGCGCCCACCCGGTCGTGCACGCCCGCCTTGGTGATCAGCGTGCCGCCGTAGGAGTGGCCCACGAGCACGACCGGGCCGGGCACGTGGTTGATCGCGCGGGTTACGCAGTCGACGTCGCCTGCGAGCGAGTCAAGCCCATGCTGCGACGCGAAGACCTCGCGACCCTCGGCCTGGAGTGCGGGGATGAGCTTTGCGAAGCACGAGCCATCGGCCCACAAGCCGTGGGCCAGCACGATGCTGGCTTTTCCGGCCATGAGTGCCTCCCCTGTCGCTACGTCGCTACCTGCAGCGGAGATCCACTTCGTTTGATCCTCTTTGTTCACCGTAGGTGGGAACTACAGGTGCCGCTCGCCCGACACGAGGTCCAGGCGCGGCTGCACGCGATCCCGTATCTCGGCACGCGGCCGTTGGCGTCGTTCGTGGTTCTGCCGCTGGACCGGAATCGCTTCAACGACCGCGTATGGCGGCCGGCGCTTGGGGCCGCAGGCGTCAAGACCGGTCGGGACAACGGCATGCACGCGCTGCGGCACTTCTACGCTTCGGTGCTGCTGGACGCGGGGGAGAGCATCAAGGCCCTGAGCGAGTACCTGGGCCACCACGACCCGGGTTTCACGCTGCGGACGTACACGCACCTGATGCCGTCGAGCGGGACCCGGACCCGGGCCGCCGTGGATCGCGTCTTCGGGGACGAGGAACCCACGGTTGACGGCCCGGACACGGCCCAGGAGGGTGCATAGCCGTCTGACCTGCGGCTATCTCAGTAACCGAAGTCCTGCGTCCACCAGGGCCCACCGGACCCGAAGTGCACGCCGACACCCAGCGTCTTGAAGTCGCAGTTCAGTATGTTCGCCCGGTGGCCGGGGCTGTTCATCCAGGCATCCATCACGGCCTCGGCGGTCGTCTGGCCGCGGGCGATGTTCTCGCCGCCCAGGCTCCTTATGCCGAGCGCGGCCGCACGGTCCCAGGGGTCGTTGCCGCTGGGGTCGGTGTGGTCGAAGAAGTTCCGCGCGGCCATGTCCTGGCTGAACGCCTCCGCCAGCTTCCGCAGGGGGCTGCTCTGTTTCAGAGGGCTGCAGCCCACCTTGGCCCGCTCCTCGTTCACGAGCTTGAGCACCTGGACCTCGGCCGAGGCCTCGCCGGGCACGGTCACCGACGGGGTGGTCTTCGGCTTCTTCGGGGCCTTCTTCGCCGGCGGCGCGGCCGTCGCCGACTTCGTCGGGGACGGCTTCGGCGAGGCGGTCCGCGTCGGCGTCGCCGGGGACGCCGAGGCCGAGGGGACCGCGGCCGGCGCGGAGGAGCGGTCGGAGTTACGGCTCGTGGACTCGGAGCCACGGTCGTTCGCGGGGCCGCTCGCGCCCCCCTGCTCGGTCGCGAAGCCCGACGGGGTGGTGCCCCCGGCCTGCGCGCTGCCGGAGTTGCCGCTCACCGAGAACTGTTTGCCACCGGGCAGCACCCCGGTGGCGACCGCCACCGTGCCCAGCGCGACGGCCGCGGAGACGCCCAGCAGGCCCGTGCGTACCGGCGTCGCGGCCTTCGCCTTGCGGTGCGAGCGGGTCGCGAGCCGCTCGGCCTCCAGGACCGCGGCGAAGCCGTAGAGGTTTTCCGGGCCGTAGCGCTCCGTGGGGATCTCCTGCTTCTGTGTGACCCCCCCGGCGCGGCCTGAGGCCGCACGTCCGGCGGCGGAGCGTCGGTGGCGTCCCATCTGCTGGCCTTCCTGATCTTGCGGTCAGCGCCCCTCACCCGAACGAGTGAGTTTCACATGAGATTTATCTGGACCGGGACGGTACCGCATGGCGCTGGGGGACGAAGTGCCTGGTGTGACATTGGCCAGTTAGCGTGCAGCCATGAACGACGATGCTCGGCTCGTCGCGTGGGTGCGCGGGCGTGTCCAAGGTGTGGGTTTCCGCTGGTTCACGCGAGCCAAGGCGCTGGAGATCGGCGGCCTGAGTGGTTTTGCTCTCAATTTGGACGACGGGCGCGTCCAGGTGGTCGCCGAAGGCTCGCGGGAGGGCTGCGAGGGCCTGCTGGACTGGCTCCAGGGCGACGACACACCCGGGCGTGTGGACGGAGTCACTGAGATTTGGGACACGCCCCGCGGTGGCTACGACGGCTTCGCGATCCGCTGAGTCGGGTCCGGCGGACCGCCCCGCGGAAGCGGAGGGACATGCCACTGGCACCTGCCCGAAGCAGAAAGGGCCTGGTGGTTGCCAAGAAGCGCTGGTCGTGGCAGGCTCCGCAGATAAGGATGATCTCCACGCCCTCAGGGGTCCGCAGGAGTCGCAGTGCCGCCCTTCGAGGGCCGCGCGCACGCGGGCTGCCCGCCAATACGGGGTGTGATCGTGTTGACCGTCAAACTTTTTGGTGAGACGCTGAAAGCCCCGCGCACCTTAGCTGTTTGGCATGTAAGAACGGCAGCACAAACTCAAGAGTGCCAAGCACCGCGGGTGCGAATCCCTCACGACCCACACCGCTTCGGTCGGTCACTCAGTGTGGAGGACCATCCATCATGGCAAAGGCGCTTCTCGGTTACGTCGGCGGCTCCGACCCGCGACTCCTCGCCGAGATGCGACGGCTCCAGCAGCGCGTCCAGGAGCTCGAATCCGAGCTCGTACGGATCCAGGCGGAGAACGACGCGCTGACGGCTGCCGCTTCTCACGACAGGATCATGGAGAGCATCGACGCACACCAGGCGGAGCCTGCGCTCACCTGATCACTGCACCGCTACACGACAACAGCACACGCAGTGGTTGGCTGCCCGTATCAACCGCTCGGTTGTCAGAGTTGCAAGGGACGCCTCGGCGTCCCTTCTTTCTTGCCCCGCGTTTCCTGCCCGGCGTCTGCCGCGCCGCGCTTGTCGCCCCGCGATGGTTGCCCGCGCACCCTTTCAGTCTCTTTAACGGATGGTGTGCCCTGCACGTTCATGGGTGAAACCGTGGGGTTGCCAGGGTTCATGGAGTGAGATACCGGCGGAAGGTAGAGTCCAGCGGCGTGCACCTCAAGGCCCTGACCCTCCGCGGGTTCAAGTCGTTCGCCTCGGCGACCACGCTCCGGTTCGAGCCGGGGATCACGTGCGTCGTGGGGCCGAACGGCTCGGGCAAGTCCAACGTCGTGGACGCGCTCAGCTGGGTCATGGGCGAGCAGGGGGCCAAGTCGCTGCGCGGCGGCAAGATGGAGGACGTCATCTTCGCCGGCACCACCGGGCGCCCGCCGCTCGGCCGCGCCGAGGTGTCCCTCACCATCGACAACTCCGACGGGGCCCTCCCGATCGAGTACGCCGAGGTCACCATCACGCGGATCATGTTCCGCAACGGCGGCAGCGAGTACCAGATCAACGGCGACACCTGCCGCCTCCTCGACATCCAGGAACTCCTGTCCGACTCTGGCATCGGCCGTGAGATGCATGTGATCGTCGGCCAGGGCCAGCTCGACTCCGTGCTGCACGCCGATCCCATGGGCCGCCGCGCCTTCATCGAAGAGGCCGCGGGTGTGCTCAAGCACCGCAAGCGCAAGGAGAAGGCGCTCAGGAAACTGGACGCCATGCAGGCGAACCTCGCCCGCGTCCAGGACCTGACCGACGAACTGCGCCGCCAACTCAAGCCGCTGGGACGGCAGGCGGCGGTCGCCCGCCGGGCCGCCGTGATCCAGGCCGACCTCCGGGACGCGCGCCTGCGGCTGCTCGCCGACGATCTCGTACGGCTGCGGGAAGCGCTCAAGTCCGAGGTCGCGGACGAGGCCGCGCTCAAGCAGCGCAAGGAGACCGCCGAGGCCGAGCTGAAGAAGGCGTTGCAGCGCGAGGCACTCCTGGAGGACGAGGTACGGCAGCTGACGCCCCGTCTCCAGCGGGCGCAGCAGACCTGGTACGAGCTGTCGCAGCTCGCGGAGCGGGTGCGCGGCACGATCTCGCTGGCCGACGCGCGCGTCAAGAGCGCCACCTCTCAGCCCTCGGAGGAACGGCGTGGACGCGACCCCGAGGACATGGAGCGTGAGGCCGCGCGGATCCGTGAGCAGGAGGCCGAACTGGAGGCCGCCCTGGAGGCGGCCGAGCGCGCGCTGGAGGACACCGTCGCGCACCGGGCCGAGCTGGAACGCGAACTGGCGATCGAGGAGCGGCGCCTGAAGGACGCGGCCCGCGCCATCGCCGACCGCCGCGAGGGCCTGGCCCGGCTGAACGGGCAGGTGGGCGCGGCCCGTTCGCGCGCGGCCTCCGCCCAGGCCGAGATCGACCGGCTCGCCGCCGCCCGAGACGAGGCGCAGGAACGTGCCGTCGCCGCCCAGGAGGAGTACGAGGCGCTCAAGTCCGAGGTCGACGGTCTGGACGCGGGTGACGCGGACCTGACGGAGCGGCACGAGGCGGCGAAGCGGGCCCTCGCCGAGGCGGAGGCGGCTCTGGCGGCGGCCCGCGAGGCGGCCACCGCGGCCGAGCGCAAGCGCGCGGCGGTCGCGGCCCGGCACGAGGCCCTCGCCCTGGGCCTGCGCCGCAAGGACGGCACGGGCGCGCTGCTCGGTGCGAGGGGCGCCCTCTCCGGTCTCCTGGGCCCGGCGGCCGAGCTGCTGTCGGTGACCCCGGGCTACGAAGTCCCGCTCGCGGCGGCCTTCGGCGCGGCCGCGGACGCCGTCGCGGTCAACACACCGGCCTCGGCGGCCGAGGCCATCCGTCTGCTGCGCAAGCAGGACGCGGGACGGGCGGCGCTGCTGCTGGCGGGCGCACCGGAGGAACCGGCCGGCGAGCCGCACACCCCCGACTCGGTCGCCCGACCGGGCCCGGCGCTTCCCGCGGACGCCGTCGGCGGGTTCGGGGACGTGCGAGCCGGGCAGCCCCACGCCCTCGGCGCTTCCCATGCTGATGTGTTTGCCGGCGAGCCCGCGGACGGGGGGTCCCGTTCCGGCGGGCTTCCCTTCGCGGCCGACCTCGTCCATGGCCCCGCCGAGCTGATGCCCGCCGTACGGCGGCTGCTGCGCGGCATCGTCGTCGTCGGCACCCTTGAGGACGCCGAGGAACTGGTCTACGCGCGGCCCGACCTGACCGCCGTCACCGCCGAGGGCGATCTCCTCGGGGCGCACTTCGCGCACGGCGGGTCCGCCGGGGCGCCGAGCCTGCTCGAAGTGCAGGCCTCCGTCGACGAGGCCGCCGCGGAGCTGGAAGAACTCGCCGTACGGTGCGAGGAGTTGGCTCAGGCCCAGCGGCTGGCGGGGGAGCGCCGCAAGGAGTGTGCCGCGCTCGTGGAGGAGCTGGGGGAGCGGCGGCGGGCTGCCGAGCGGGAGAAGTCCGCGGTCGCCCAGCAGCTGGGGCGGCTGGCGGGGCAGGCGCGCGGCGCCGCCGGGGAGGCCGAGCGCTCCACCGCCGCCGCAGCGCGTGCGCAGGAGGCACTGGAGAAGGCACTTCAGGAGGTCGAGGAACTCGCCGAGCGGCTCGCCGTCGCCGAGGAGATGCCGGTCGAGGAGGAGCCCGACACCTCCGTGCGCGACCGGCTCGCCGCCGACGGGGCCAACGCGCGGCAGACCGAGATGGAGGCCCGCCTCCAGGTCCGTACGCACGAGGAGCGGGTCAAGGGCCTGGCCGGCCGGGCCGATGCCCTCGACCGGGGCGCCCGCGCCGAACGCGAGGCACGCGCGCGTGCCGAGCAGCGGCGGGCCCGGCTGCGGCACGAGGCCGCCGTCGCCGAGGCCGTCGCCTCCGGTGCCCGGCAGCTCCTCGCCCATGTCGAGGTGTCGCTGGGCAGGGCGGACGAGGAGCGCACCGCCGCCGAGGCCGCCCGGGCCCGACGCGAACAGGAACTCGGAGCGGCCCGCACCGCGGGCCGCGACCTCAAGGCCGAGCTCGACAAGCTCACGGACTCGGTCCACCGCGGAGAGGTGCTCGGCGCCGAGAAACGGCTGCGCATCGAGCAGCTGGAGACCAAGGCGCTGGAGGAACTCGGTGTCGAACCGGCGGGGCTGATCGCCGACTACGGCCCCGACCAGCTCGTACCGCCCTCCCCGCCGGCCGAGGGCGAGGAGCTGCCCGAGGACCCGGATCACCCGCGCAACCAGCCGAAGCCGTTCGTCCGCGCGGAGCAGGAGAAGCGGCTCAAGGCCGCCGAGCGGGCCTACCAGCAGCTCGGCAAGGTCAACCCGCTCGCCCTGGAGGAGTTCGCGGCGCTGGAGGAACGGCACAAGTTCCTCAGCGAGCAGCTGGAGGACCTGAAGAAGACCCGTGCCGACCTGCTTCAGGTGGTGAAGGAGGTCGACGAGCGCGTCGAGCAGGTCTTCACCGAGGCGTACCGGGACACGGCGCGCGAGTTCGAGGGCGTCTTCAGCCGGCTGTTCCCGGGCGGCGAGGGGCGGCTGATCCTCACCGACCCGGACAACATGCTCACCACGGGCGTCGACGTCGAGGCGCGGCCCCCGGGCAAGAAGGTCAAGCGGCTCTCCCTGCTCTCCGGCGGTGAGCGGTCGCTGACCGCCGTCGCGCTGCTTGTGTCGATCTTCAAGGCGCGTCCCAGTCCGTTCTACGTCATGGACGAGGTCGAGGCGGCACTCGACGACACCAACCTCCAGCGGCTGATCCGCATCATGCAGGAGCTGCAGGAGGCCTCGCAGCTGATCGTGATCACGCACCAGAAGCGGACGATGGAGGTCGCCGACGCGCTGTACGGCGTCTCCATGCAGGGCGACGGTGTGTCGAAGGTCATCTCCCAGCGACTTCGCTAGATGCGTGCTACGTACACCGGTCGCCACCTGCAACTTTCTCGGTGACTTCACTTCTTGAACGAAATTCCTGCACGCCGTGCCTCGAAGCTCACACTCAAGGCCCGTTGACTTCGAAACTTGAAGGCATAGGGTCTGCTGCGTTGCTTTTACCTTCAGGTATCGCTACTTGAGAGGGATCGCCCCCCATCCGGCAGTGTTGCCGGTGGCCCGAGGAGTTTCACGTGACCAGCACAGCGCAGGCACCCCAGCCAGGAGCCAGGACGGCTCACCCCGAACATCTCGGGCATGTCATCTTCATCGCGGCGGCGGCTGCGATGGGCGGTTTCCTCTTCGGCTACGACAGCTCCGTGATCAACGGCGCCGTCGAAGCCATCCGGGACCGCTACGACATCGGCTCCGCGGCGCTGGCCCAGGTCATCGCCATCGCCCTGATCGGCTGCGCCATCGGCGCCGCAAGCGCGGGCCGCATGGCCGACCGCATCGGCCGCATCAGGGTCATGCAGATCGCCGCCGTGCTGTTCACCGTCAGCGCCGTCGGCTCGGCGCTGCCCTTCGCGCTGTGGGACTTCGCCCTGTGGCGCGTCGTCGGCGGCTTCGCCATCGGCATGGCCTCGGTCATCGGCCCCGCCTACATAGCCGAGGTCGCCCCGCCCGCCTACCGCGGTCGCCTCGGTTCCTTCCAGCAGGCCGCGATCGTCATCGGCATCGCCATCTCGCAGCTGGTCAACTGGGGTCTGCTCAACGCGGTCGGCGGCGACCAGCGCGGCAAGCTCATGGGCTTGGAAGCCTGGCAGGTCATGCTCGGCGTCATGGTCGTCCCGGCCGTCCTCTACGGCCTGCTCTCCTTCGCGATCCCCGAGTCCCCGCGCTTCCTGATCTCCGTCGGCAAGCGGGACCGCGCCCGCGAGATCCTTGCCGAGGTCGAGGGCCAGGGTCTCGACCTGGACGCCCGCGTCGCCGAGATCGAGCACGCCATGAACAGTGAGCACAAGTCCACCTTCAAGGACCTGCTCGGCGGTGGCTTCTTCTTCAAGCCGATCGTCTGGATCGGCATCGGCCTCTCGGTCTTCCAGCAGTTCGTCGGCATCAACGTCGCGTTCTACTACTCCTCGACGCTGTGGCAGTCGGTCGGCGTCGACCCGACGGACTCGTTCTTCTACTCCTTCACGACATCGATCATCAACATCGTCGGCACCGTGATCGCGGTGATCTTCGTGGACCGCATCGGCCGCAAGCCGCTCGCCCTCATCGGGTCCATCGGCATGGCGGTCGGCCTCGCCCTGGAGGCCTGGGCGTTCTCCTACCACCTCGTCGACGGCAAGCTGCCTGCCACCCAGGGCTGGATGGCCCTGATCGCCGCCCATGTGTTCGTCCTCTTCTTCGCCCTGTCCTGGGGTGTGGTCGTCTGGGTCATGCTCGGCGAGATGTTCCCGAACAAGATCCGTGCCGCCGCCCTGGGCGTGGCCGCCGCGGCGCAGTGGATCGCCAACTGGGCCATCACCGCGAGCTTCCCGTCGCTGGCCGACTGGAACCTCTCGGTGACCTACGTGATCTACGCGGTCTTCGCCGCGCTCTCCATCCCGTTCGTCCTGAAGTTCGTCAAGGAGACGAAGGGCAAGGCCCTGGAGGAGATGGGCTGAGTCCGCCCATCGCTTCGAGCTCGAGGAGAAGGGCCAAGACCCCGCTGCCCCTCTCCTCGGATCCTGCCCCCGCCCGGCTCGGCCACCGCCCGAGCCGGGCGGGGGTGTAGGGGTGAGAGAGGCGTGATGACCGGGAGGGTCAGCCTTCCAGGCGGGGGAGCACGTTCTCGCAGAACAGGTGCAGACTGCGCCAGCCCTCGTCGAG
The Streptomyces sp. CGMCC 4.7035 DNA segment above includes these coding regions:
- a CDS encoding CAP domain-containing protein, producing MGRHRRSAAGRAASGRAGGVTQKQEIPTERYGPENLYGFAAVLEAERLATRSHRKAKAATPVRTGLLGVSAAVALGTVAVATGVLPGGKQFSVSGNSGSAQAGGTTPSGFATEQGGASGPANDRGSESTSRNSDRSSAPAAVPSASASPATPTRTASPKPSPTKSATAAPPAKKAPKKPKTTPSVTVPGEASAEVQVLKLVNEERAKVGCSPLKQSSPLRKLAEAFSQDMAARNFFDHTDPSGNDPWDRAAALGIRSLGGENIARGQTTAEAVMDAWMNSPGHRANILNCDFKTLGVGVHFGSGGPWWTQDFGY
- a CDS encoding acylphosphatase, producing the protein MNDDARLVAWVRGRVQGVGFRWFTRAKALEIGGLSGFALNLDDGRVQVVAEGSREGCEGLLDWLQGDDTPGRVDGVTEIWDTPRGGYDGFAIR
- a CDS encoding alpha/beta fold hydrolase → MAGKASIVLAHGLWADGSCFAKLIPALQAEGREVFASQHGLDSLAGDVDCVTRAINHVPGPVVLVGHSYGGTLITKAGVHDRVGALVYICALAPDDDETSQQHLAAFPSSPVFEHLEVADNRIYLKESGIGDFCGDLPLEEQKLVLATANPPIADLFDQQVPGNAWRAKPSWYIVGTQDRTVNPDRERASAERMKATTVSLDSSHVPMLSQPNAVLEVIRNAAKTLE
- a CDS encoding AAA family ATPase encodes the protein MHLKALTLRGFKSFASATTLRFEPGITCVVGPNGSGKSNVVDALSWVMGEQGAKSLRGGKMEDVIFAGTTGRPPLGRAEVSLTIDNSDGALPIEYAEVTITRIMFRNGGSEYQINGDTCRLLDIQELLSDSGIGREMHVIVGQGQLDSVLHADPMGRRAFIEEAAGVLKHRKRKEKALRKLDAMQANLARVQDLTDELRRQLKPLGRQAAVARRAAVIQADLRDARLRLLADDLVRLREALKSEVADEAALKQRKETAEAELKKALQREALLEDEVRQLTPRLQRAQQTWYELSQLAERVRGTISLADARVKSATSQPSEERRGRDPEDMEREAARIREQEAELEAALEAAERALEDTVAHRAELERELAIEERRLKDAARAIADRREGLARLNGQVGAARSRAASAQAEIDRLAAARDEAQERAVAAQEEYEALKSEVDGLDAGDADLTERHEAAKRALAEAEAALAAAREAATAAERKRAAVAARHEALALGLRRKDGTGALLGARGALSGLLGPAAELLSVTPGYEVPLAAAFGAAADAVAVNTPASAAEAIRLLRKQDAGRAALLLAGAPEEPAGEPHTPDSVARPGPALPADAVGGFGDVRAGQPHALGASHADVFAGEPADGGSRSGGLPFAADLVHGPAELMPAVRRLLRGIVVVGTLEDAEELVYARPDLTAVTAEGDLLGAHFAHGGSAGAPSLLEVQASVDEAAAELEELAVRCEELAQAQRLAGERRKECAALVEELGERRRAAEREKSAVAQQLGRLAGQARGAAGEAERSTAAAARAQEALEKALQEVEELAERLAVAEEMPVEEEPDTSVRDRLAADGANARQTEMEARLQVRTHEERVKGLAGRADALDRGARAEREARARAEQRRARLRHEAAVAEAVASGARQLLAHVEVSLGRADEERTAAEAARARREQELGAARTAGRDLKAELDKLTDSVHRGEVLGAEKRLRIEQLETKALEELGVEPAGLIADYGPDQLVPPSPPAEGEELPEDPDHPRNQPKPFVRAEQEKRLKAAERAYQQLGKVNPLALEEFAALEERHKFLSEQLEDLKKTRADLLQVVKEVDERVEQVFTEAYRDTAREFEGVFSRLFPGGEGRLILTDPDNMLTTGVDVEARPPGKKVKRLSLLSGGERSLTAVALLVSIFKARPSPFYVMDEVEAALDDTNLQRLIRIMQELQEASQLIVITHQKRTMEVADALYGVSMQGDGVSKVISQRLR
- a CDS encoding sugar porter family MFS transporter, translated to MTSTAQAPQPGARTAHPEHLGHVIFIAAAAAMGGFLFGYDSSVINGAVEAIRDRYDIGSAALAQVIAIALIGCAIGAASAGRMADRIGRIRVMQIAAVLFTVSAVGSALPFALWDFALWRVVGGFAIGMASVIGPAYIAEVAPPAYRGRLGSFQQAAIVIGIAISQLVNWGLLNAVGGDQRGKLMGLEAWQVMLGVMVVPAVLYGLLSFAIPESPRFLISVGKRDRAREILAEVEGQGLDLDARVAEIEHAMNSEHKSTFKDLLGGGFFFKPIVWIGIGLSVFQQFVGINVAFYYSSTLWQSVGVDPTDSFFYSFTTSIINIVGTVIAVIFVDRIGRKPLALIGSIGMAVGLALEAWAFSYHLVDGKLPATQGWMALIAAHVFVLFFALSWGVVVWVMLGEMFPNKIRAAALGVAAAAQWIANWAITASFPSLADWNLSVTYVIYAVFAALSIPFVLKFVKETKGKALEEMG